In Micromonospora purpureochromogenes, a single window of DNA contains:
- a CDS encoding cytochrome ubiquinol oxidase subunit I, giving the protein MDALDVARWQFGVTTVYHFLFVPLTIGLSVLVAILQTLWHRTGNERYLKLTKFYGKLFLINFAMGVVTGIVQEFQFGMNWSDYSRFVGDIFGAPLAIEALVAFFLESTFIGLWIFGWDRLPKRAHLASIWAAAIGTNLSAYFILAANSFMQNPVGYRINPDTGRAELTDFVAVLTNKVALITFPHTLAGSFLVAGSLVVTVGLWHVMRNRGGADTGAYRFATKFGSWVVLVSAALVVITGDIQGKIMTQVQPMKMAAAEGLYTTESPASFSVLTVGSLDGSRELFAIKIPYLLSYLGTGDPNGTVHGINDLQAQYASQYGAGSYAPIIPVTYWSFRFMIAFGMAAAAIALLVLWSQRKGRTPTSRWLLRAGLVMPVLPLLANSFGWIFTEMGRQPWIVFGEMLTRDGVSRSVSLTEVLTSFTAFTLIYATLAVIEFKLLVRYARAGVPDLTPDPAIDDSHDDAERPLAFAY; this is encoded by the coding sequence GTGGACGCGTTGGACGTCGCCCGCTGGCAGTTCGGTGTCACCACCGTCTACCACTTCCTATTCGTGCCGCTGACCATCGGCCTGTCGGTCCTGGTGGCCATCCTGCAGACCCTGTGGCACCGCACCGGCAACGAGCGCTACCTCAAGCTCACCAAGTTCTACGGCAAACTCTTCCTGATCAACTTCGCGATGGGCGTGGTCACCGGCATCGTGCAGGAGTTCCAGTTCGGCATGAACTGGAGCGACTACTCCCGCTTCGTCGGCGACATCTTCGGCGCCCCCCTCGCGATCGAGGCGCTGGTCGCGTTCTTCCTGGAGTCGACCTTCATCGGCCTGTGGATCTTCGGCTGGGACCGGCTGCCCAAGCGGGCGCACCTGGCCAGCATCTGGGCCGCCGCGATCGGCACCAACCTCAGCGCCTACTTCATCCTCGCCGCGAACTCGTTCATGCAGAACCCGGTCGGCTACCGGATCAACCCCGACACCGGCCGCGCCGAACTCACCGACTTCGTCGCCGTGCTCACCAACAAGGTCGCGCTGATCACCTTCCCGCACACCCTGGCCGGCTCGTTCCTGGTCGCCGGCTCGCTGGTGGTCACCGTCGGGCTGTGGCACGTGATGCGCAACCGCGGCGGCGCCGACACCGGGGCGTACCGGTTCGCCACGAAGTTCGGCTCGTGGGTGGTGCTCGTCTCCGCCGCCCTGGTCGTGATCACCGGCGACATCCAGGGCAAGATCATGACGCAGGTGCAGCCGATGAAGATGGCCGCCGCCGAGGGCCTCTACACCACCGAGAGCCCCGCCTCCTTCTCGGTGCTCACCGTCGGCAGCCTTGACGGCAGCCGCGAGCTGTTCGCCATCAAGATCCCGTACCTGCTGTCGTACCTGGGTACCGGCGACCCCAACGGCACCGTGCACGGCATCAACGACCTGCAGGCCCAGTACGCCAGCCAGTACGGCGCCGGCAGCTACGCCCCGATCATCCCGGTCACCTACTGGAGCTTCCGCTTCATGATCGCCTTCGGGATGGCCGCCGCCGCGATCGCCCTGCTGGTGCTCTGGTCCCAGCGCAAGGGCCGTACCCCCACCAGCCGCTGGCTGCTGCGCGCCGGCCTGGTCATGCCGGTGCTGCCGCTGCTCGCCAACTCCTTCGGCTGGATCTTCACCGAGATGGGCCGCCAGCCCTGGATCGTCTTCGGCGAGATGCTCACCCGCGACGGCGTGTCCCGCAGCGTCTCGCTGACCGAGGTGCTCACCTCGTTCACCGCCTTCACCCTGATCTACGCCACCCTCGCCGTCATCGAGTTCAAGCTGCTCGTCCGCTACGCCCGCGCCGGCGTACCCGACCTCACCCCCGATCCCGCGATCGACGACAGCCACGACGACGCCGAGCGCCCGCTCGCCTTCGCCTACTGA
- the cydB gene encoding cytochrome d ubiquinol oxidase subunit II has translation MELTTVWFLLVAVLFTGYFILEGFDFGVGMLLPVLGRDDRERRVLINTIGPVWDGNEVWLITAGGAMFAAFPEWYATLFSGFYLPLLLILLALIARGVAFEYRHKRSEASWKRRWDTAIFVGSVVPAVLWGVAFANILRGVPLDADHEYVGGLVDLLHPYALLGGVTTAALFLTHGAVFLALKTTGEIRERAGALAVRLGVGTAVVAVAFLTWTLSIRSSTAAVVFAVGAALALLGALAAAQARREGWAFTGTAVAIGLAVATLFAALFPNVLPSTLDAAGTLTATNAASTPYTLKIMTWVAVIFTPIVLAYQGWTYWVFRKRIGVVNIPQH, from the coding sequence GTGGAACTGACGACCGTCTGGTTTCTCCTCGTCGCCGTGCTCTTCACCGGCTACTTCATCCTCGAAGGCTTCGACTTCGGCGTCGGCATGCTGCTGCCCGTCCTCGGCCGCGACGACCGGGAACGCCGCGTCCTGATCAACACCATCGGCCCGGTCTGGGACGGCAACGAGGTCTGGCTGATCACCGCCGGCGGCGCCATGTTCGCCGCCTTCCCCGAGTGGTACGCCACCCTCTTCTCCGGCTTCTACCTGCCGCTGCTGCTGATCCTGCTCGCCCTGATCGCCCGGGGCGTGGCCTTCGAGTACCGGCACAAGCGCTCCGAGGCGTCCTGGAAGCGCCGCTGGGACACGGCGATCTTCGTCGGCTCGGTCGTACCGGCGGTGCTGTGGGGCGTCGCCTTCGCCAACATCCTGCGCGGCGTGCCACTGGACGCCGACCACGAATACGTCGGCGGCCTGGTCGACCTGCTGCACCCGTACGCGCTGCTCGGCGGGGTGACCACCGCGGCGCTGTTCCTCACCCACGGCGCGGTGTTCCTCGCCCTGAAGACCACCGGCGAGATCCGGGAGCGGGCCGGCGCGCTCGCCGTGCGCCTGGGCGTGGGCACCGCGGTGGTCGCGGTGGCGTTCCTGACCTGGACGCTGAGCATCCGCTCCAGCACCGCCGCCGTCGTGTTCGCCGTCGGCGCGGCCCTGGCCCTGCTCGGCGCGCTCGCCGCCGCCCAGGCACGCCGGGAGGGCTGGGCGTTCACCGGCACCGCCGTGGCGATCGGCCTGGCCGTGGCGACCCTGTTCGCGGCGCTGTTCCCGAACGTGCTGCCCTCCACCCTGGACGCCGCCGGCACGCTCACCGCCACCAACGCCGCCTCCACCCCCTACACCCTCAAGATCATGACCTGGGTGGCGGTGATCTTCACCCCGATCGTGCTGGCCTACCAGGGTTGGACGTACTGGGTGTTCCGCAAGCGAATCGGGGTAGTGAACATCCCGCAGCACTGA